Within the Nitrospiraceae bacterium genome, the region GAGTTACACCGTCAAGGGGTACGTGTGTCGGTGCTTGGTATTGGGACGGTCGATGGGGCTCCTATTCCGGAAACAGGCGGATTCCTCAAAGATCAGAACGGAGCAGTGGTTATTCCCAAATTGGATATTCCGTCTCTTCAAGCCATCGCCCAAGCGGGAGGTGGTCATTATGCCACGGTAACGGCTGACGACCGGGATATCAATCGGGTCTTTCCTTCCGATGTGCCCAGGAGGGCGCTATCGTCTTCAACAGCGGAACAGCGAACAACCGATCTGTGGCGAGAGGAAGGACCCTGGCTCGTCTTTCTGCTTCTGGTTTTGGCGTTGCCCGCATTTCGACCGGGATGGCTAGGAATGCTGCTGGCCTTCCTGCTTCTTCCTCAGGTAAGCGAGGCCTTTTCCTGGGATAATCTCTGGGTTCGTCCCGATCAACAGGGGATTCAGGCTTTAAATCGTGACGCTCCGGAGGAAGCGGCGGCCTTGTTTCAAGACCCCGGCTGGAAGGGCATAGCCCATTATCGGGCAGGGAAATATCAGGAAGCAGAAGAAGCCTTTTCCAAAATGGATACGCCGGAAGGTCAGTATAATCGAGGCAATGCCTTGGCTAATCTCGGTCGCTATGCAGAAGCCCTGGACTCGTATCAAGCAGCTCTTACTCAGCAGCCCGATCATGCGGACGCCCAACATAATCTGGAAATCATCAAACAACTCTTGGATGAATCATCATCTGCTGAACAGGAAGGAGAGCCACCCCAACAATCGGATGGGTCCTCGGCCAAACGGAACAATAATGGGAATGAGACGGAGGGTGAAGGAGAAAATTCAGAGAATCCTTCAGACCCAACCCAAAAACCATCCGATTCGAAAACAGTTGACTCTCAAAAAGAGAAACAAGAAGAGGCAGACCGGGTGGCAGGGTCAGGGTCGGATTCTGCCCGGACCTCTAATCAGTCGAATGGGGATCCGAAATCTTCTGAAGAACATATTGAGAGAGAGGCGCAAGGGCTGGACCCTTTGAAAGCTGAGCAAGCTAAGAATCCGCAGTCCGCCTCAACTACAATGGAAGCTAAGTCGGAAAATCAGGGAGAACATTCAGAGGTTTCTTCTGCGGGGGACGCTGCCCACCCAACGGAAATACAGAAGTCTGAACAGGTTCTTCAGCAATGGCTTCGCCGTATTCCTGATGATCCCGGTGGATTGTTACGCCGAAAGTTCCTTTTGGAGCATCAACGCCGGGTAGAGGCTGGAAGGTCTACCATTACTCAAGGTAAGCGCTGGTGAGAATTTTGAGATGGATCGGAGCGATGGTGGTCTGCTGTGGATTGATGGGGCTTGCTACCCCTGTTTCGGCCCAATCAGCCAGGGCCTATGTGGATCGGAATCCGGTCATGGCAGATGAGACTTTCCAGCTCATCGTGGAGACGGATCAGACGTCATCGGGGGAATCCCCCGAGTGGCATATCTTAGACGCAGACTTCGATGTATTGGGCACGACCCAAAGTCAACAAACTTCGATCATCAATATGCGAACTACTTCATTGGTCCGATGGATTGCGACGCTTGCGCCAAAGCGAACAGGAGCCGTGACCATTCCTCCTATCCATGTGGGCGCTCATCAAACCGACCCCATTCAATTGGAGGTCAATGAGCCGAATCACACCGGAGAGGCCAACGAGAGCCAGGATATTTTTCTCGAAGCAGATGTGGACTCACATGTTCCCTATCTACAGGGGCAAGTTCTTCTGACGCTGAGGTTAGTCAGCGCCATATCCGTGCAGGAAGGCCGTTTAGATGAACCGGAAATGGATTGGGGAATTGTGGAACGCGTCGGCAAGGACGTCTCGTATGAATCGACCCGAAATGGACGACGATATCATATCACCGAACGTCGTTATGTGATCACACCCCAACAAAGCGGGAGGCAGGTCATTCCTCCTGTCCTCTTTTCCGGAATCGTGCAGGAAGGCCGAACCCGTGGAACGCTCTTTGAGGAATTATTTGGTAATCGGCCGGGAAGTCTGGGACGTGATCCTTTCAAAACCTCACGCTCAATTCACAGACGAAGTCCGAAAATTGCGATTAACGTCAGAAATTTTCCATCAGATCTGAAGGGGCGATTTTGGCTGCCGGCGAAAAATCTCACCCTCACGGAAATATGGTCGGGTGATACCGATACACTTCAGATAGGGGATTCCCCTACTCGAACAATCGTGATGCGTGCGACAGGTCAGCGCGGAGAGCAATTGCCTGAAGTGACCGTTCCCCCACAACCCATTGTGAAGATCTATCCCGACAAGGCAAAAACCCAGACAGATTTCGACGGGAAATGGGTTGTGGGGTCCAGGGAGGAAAAATATGTGTTGGTGCCCACGCAGCCGGGTACAGTGACGTTGCCCGCGATTCATGTCCCCTGGTGGAACATTGAGACGGACCGGTGGGAGGAGGCCACTCTCCCTGCTAGGGTTCTGACGGTTCTCGGCACACAGCAACCTGCGTCCTCAGGGCAGATTCCTACGTCTGCTCCGGCCCTGCCTGTGAATTCAGCAGAGAGTGATCGTCAGCAGAAGGATGTCCAATTCGGCACCTCTAATAGTGTCAAGCCGTTACCATGGCCATGGATAACAGGGGGATGTTTTATGTTGTGGTTGGCGACTCTGGTGGCCTGGTGGAGAGAGCGCCAAAAACGGAATGGACGCGGTCAAGATATGGCAAAAAGGAATGATGGGAAATTGGCATCGGAACGAAATGCCATTCAAGGTGTGAAGGCTGCTTGTTTGGAGCAATCAGCGGAAAAAACCCGAGCGGCACTCTTACAATGGGCTTCCCTCAAGGAAGAAGGGCGTCCCTGTCGGAGCCTGAAGTCAGTGGAACGTCTATTGAGTCAGCCTGTTCCTGATCCTGCAGCAATTTCTGCGGCCATTTGGAACCTTGATCGGACCTTATACACGACCTCGGCAGCAAAAGAGAACTGGGATGGTCGACAATTTTGGGAAACAGTCAAGCCGGCCATGACAGCTAAGCCACCGAAATCTCACAAACATGCAGAGGAGTTGCCCCCATTATATCTCAATTGATTTAGAGGGGGTTGATTAAATCAACAGAAAGCAAGAGCCCAACAGGTGCGACAGATTATTGTATGAGATTATTGAGATAAAGAGGGTAGGATGGACATCATGGTTAAAATTGAAAACTTGCGAAAAACATTTGGGCCGATTGTCGCAGTGGATGGTGTGTCGTTTACCGTAGGTAAAGGAGAAGTGCTCGGGTTTTTAGGGCCGAACGGAGCAGGTAAATCCACAACCATGAAAATGATTACGGGTTTTCTCACGCCGACCAGCGGCGCTGTGCATATTTGTGGACATAATATTGACCTTCAACCCATCGATGCCAAAAAGCGTATAGGCTATCTGCCAGAGGGGGCTCCGGCCTACCAGGATATGACTCCAGCCTCGTTTCTTACGTTTATCGGGGAGATGCGAGGATATCGTGGAGCAACCCTTAAGCGAACGGTTTCGGAAACGGTTGAGAAGGTGAATTTGCAATCGGTGTTGAACCAATCGATTGAAACCTTGTCGAAAGGGTTTAAGCGCCGCGTAGGACTGGCTCAGGCAATTCTTCATGACCCGGAAATTTTGATTTTAGACGAACCGACCGATGGATTGGATCCCAATCAAAAGCATGAAGTTCGAACGCTGATTCGGGCCATGGCGAAGGAGAAGGCCATTATTCTTTCGACACATATCTTGGAAGAAGTACATGCACTCTGCACGCGCGCAATGATCATAGCGAAGGGGAAAGTGGTGTTTGATGGCACACCAGCGGAATTGGAGGGAAAATCTCCTACTCACCATACGGTCCTTGGCACGATAGCCGGCGTGGATCCCATGGTCCTCCATCATCACCTGATGACGGTGAAAGGAGTCAAAAAGATTGAAGAGTTGGGCCGGGACGGAGACTTAGTGCAATTTCGCATTTATCCGGATGACGGACAGTGGATCCTCCCGGATATTGGACATTGCGCCCGCGAACAGGGGTGGGAGGTAAGGGAACTCTATCCCGACCGGGGGCAATTGGATGAGGTGTTTCGTTTGTTGACGACTCCCAAGCAGACCTTTTCATAATAGGGCCTGGTTTTAGAGGGACCCAAACGATGGGCGAGTGGGCTGCTTCGGTAGACAATCCCCATACCAACGGGATCCCATCTTAATGTGATTCCTAAGGCCGAACGGCCTTGGGGAGAGGATAGCTGAATGACATTTCCGACAGTGAAGGAGGAGTTGTGGGACGTATTCGAGTAATTTTTCAACGGGAATTGGCCGGGTATTTTGCCACGCCCATCGCGGCGGTGTTCATTGTCATATTT harbors:
- a CDS encoding VWA domain-containing protein — encoded protein: MSMFHFLRPEWLWGLLPLLGLFLLVAKKGTTDQIWESVCDAHLLPHLLVGTEGATSRMPLLLLGLGWIVAVCTLAGPVWSQLPQPVFRTESALVMVLDLSRSMDVQDVTPSRLTRAKHKILDMLMARKEGQTALIVYAGESFVVSPLTNDANTIVTLVQSLETELMPVQGSRTDLALKKAHELLQHVGQERGDVLLLTDGEGDPVTLKVVGELHRQGVRVSVLGIGTVDGAPIPETGGFLKDQNGAVVIPKLDIPSLQAIAQAGGGHYATVTADDRDINRVFPSDVPRRALSSSTAEQRTTDLWREEGPWLVFLLLVLALPAFRPGWLGMLLAFLLLPQVSEAFSWDNLWVRPDQQGIQALNRDAPEEAAALFQDPGWKGIAHYRAGKYQEAEEAFSKMDTPEGQYNRGNALANLGRYAEALDSYQAALTQQPDHADAQHNLEIIKQLLDESSSAEQEGEPPQQSDGSSAKRNNNGNETEGEGENSENPSDPTQKPSDSKTVDSQKEKQEEADRVAGSGSDSARTSNQSNGDPKSSEEHIEREAQGLDPLKAEQAKNPQSASTTMEAKSENQGEHSEVSSAGDAAHPTEIQKSEQVLQQWLRRIPDDPGGLLRRKFLLEHQRRVEAGRSTITQGKRW
- a CDS encoding ABC transporter ATP-binding protein, with the translated sequence MVKIENLRKTFGPIVAVDGVSFTVGKGEVLGFLGPNGAGKSTTMKMITGFLTPTSGAVHICGHNIDLQPIDAKKRIGYLPEGAPAYQDMTPASFLTFIGEMRGYRGATLKRTVSETVEKVNLQSVLNQSIETLSKGFKRRVGLAQAILHDPEILILDEPTDGLDPNQKHEVRTLIRAMAKEKAIILSTHILEEVHALCTRAMIIAKGKVVFDGTPAELEGKSPTHHTVLGTIAGVDPMVLHHHLMTVKGVKKIEELGRDGDLVQFRIYPDDGQWILPDIGHCAREQGWEVRELYPDRGQLDEVFRLLTTPKQTFS
- a CDS encoding protein BatD encodes the protein MRILRWIGAMVVCCGLMGLATPVSAQSARAYVDRNPVMADETFQLIVETDQTSSGESPEWHILDADFDVLGTTQSQQTSIINMRTTSLVRWIATLAPKRTGAVTIPPIHVGAHQTDPIQLEVNEPNHTGEANESQDIFLEADVDSHVPYLQGQVLLTLRLVSAISVQEGRLDEPEMDWGIVERVGKDVSYESTRNGRRYHITERRYVITPQQSGRQVIPPVLFSGIVQEGRTRGTLFEELFGNRPGSLGRDPFKTSRSIHRRSPKIAINVRNFPSDLKGRFWLPAKNLTLTEIWSGDTDTLQIGDSPTRTIVMRATGQRGEQLPEVTVPPQPIVKIYPDKAKTQTDFDGKWVVGSREEKYVLVPTQPGTVTLPAIHVPWWNIETDRWEEATLPARVLTVLGTQQPASSGQIPTSAPALPVNSAESDRQQKDVQFGTSNSVKPLPWPWITGGCFMLWLATLVAWWRERQKRNGRGQDMAKRNDGKLASERNAIQGVKAACLEQSAEKTRAALLQWASLKEEGRPCRSLKSVERLLSQPVPDPAAISAAIWNLDRTLYTTSAAKENWDGRQFWETVKPAMTAKPPKSHKHAEELPPLYLN